The Magnolia sinica isolate HGM2019 chromosome 9, MsV1, whole genome shotgun sequence genome contains a region encoding:
- the LOC131256134 gene encoding EG45-like domain containing protein: MEKGFVVVMVMILGFISVVTAVSGTARYYDPPYTPSACYGFEDQGVLIAGATDVIYDNGAGCGTYYSVNCTGPADQFLHPCTGKSVIVKIVDHCPAPGCDETLNLSQDAFSIIANLTASKIKIDYELVEMIKME, from the exons atggaGAAGGGTTTTGTGGTGGTGATGGTAATGATATTAGGTTTCATTTCGGTGGTGACTGCAGTTTCAGGAACTGCCCGTTACTATGATCCTCCTTATACTC CGTCAGCATGCTACGGCTTTGAAGACCAAGGCGTGTTAATCGCTGGGGCGACTGATGTTATCTATGATAACGGAGCCGGATGTGGGACATACTATTCCGTGAACTGCACTGGCCCTGCAGACCAGTTCCTCCATCCCTGTACAGGAAAAAGCGTCATCGTCAAGATCGTCGATCACTGTCCGGCGCCAGGTTGCGATGAGACCCTCAATCTATCTCAAGACGCATTCTCTATCATTGCCAACCTCACAGCCAGCAAGATCAAGATTGACTATGAACT GGTTGAAATGATAAAGATGGAGTGA